From Scylla paramamosain isolate STU-SP2022 chromosome 16, ASM3559412v1, whole genome shotgun sequence, one genomic window encodes:
- the LOC135108132 gene encoding dnaJ homolog subfamily C member 3-like isoform X1, which translates to MTLFGSLHRTIYSLWLFLASLDLRLSEVECTSAAEIDRHLEMGVQMLAKGQLHDALSHFHAAIDGDPSNYLSYYRRATVYLALGRSRPGLQDLDEVIRLKPDFTAARAQRGGVLVKLGRLEEAHIDLENVLRKEPTHEEANRLYVMIEPLKREVLEAYSSVRTGRYHQATLLLKGIIEKCPWDASLRELRAEAYEAVGDIMSAIADVRVVTKLVQDNTEGYMRLSNLYYSIGDVEQSLSEIRECLKLDPDHKECFQFYKKVKKVNKFNNDAQEQLNNKEYEECIATANKILRDEPEEEEVRFLAYDKLCQCNTHVTPSQAITFCQKALNIKEEPRLYCEMADANIADEMFDEAVRYFQKALDIDENLQRAKEGLERAQKLKKQASKRDYYKILGVRRTASKKEISKAYRSLAQKWHPDHYDGEEKKKAEKMFIDIAAAKEVLTDDEMRAKFDNGEDPLDPEQQQGGPGGHGFNPFQHFHFHHGGFPGGGFQGGGFKFHFN; encoded by the exons AGGTAGAATGTACAAGTGCAGCAGAGATTGACAGGCACCTGGAGATGGGTGTACAGATGCTGGCCAAGGGACAGCTTCATGATGCACTCTCTCACTTCCATGCTGCCATTG ATGGTGACCCCAGCAACTACTTGAGTTACTACCGCCGGGCCACAGTCTATCTGGCCTTGGGTCGCTCCCGGCCAGGACTGCAGGATCTGGATGAGGTCATCAGACTCAAGCCAGACTTCACAGCAGCGCGGGCTCAGCGTGGAGGAGTGCTGGTCAAGTTGGGTCGCCTGGAGGAGGCCCATATAGACCTGGAGAATGTG CTTAGGAAAGAGCCAACGCATGAAGAGGCTAATCGTCTGTATGTGATGATAGAACCATTGAAACGTGAGGTACTGGAGGCGTATTCTAGTGTGAGGACTGGACGCTACCACCAGGCCACCCTGCTGCTCAAGGGCATTATAGAG AAGTGTCCGTGGGACGCCTCTTTGCGTGAGCTGCGGGCAGAGGCTTATGAGGCAGTGGGGGACATCATGAGTGCCATTGCTGATGTGCGTGTCGTCACCAAGCTGGTTCAGGACAACACTGAGGGCTACATGAGACTCTCAAACCTTTATTACTCCATTGGGGACGTGGAACAGagtctgag TGAGATCCGGGAATGTCTGAAGTTGGACCCTGACCACAAGGAATGCTTTCAATTCTACAAAAAGGTCAAGAAGGTGAACAAGTTCAACAATGATGCTCAGGAGCAGCTAAACAACAAAGAATATGAGGAGTGCATTGCCACTGCTAataag ATACTGCGAGATGaaccagaggaagaggaggtgcgtTTCCTGGCATACGACAAGTTGTGTCAGTGTAACACCCACGTGACACCAAGCCAGGCCATCACATTCTGCCAGAAGGCGCTCAACATCAAGGAGGAGCCGAGGCTGTACTGTGAGATGGCCGATGCCAACATTGCTGATGAGATGTTCGATGAGG CTGTGAGATACTTCCAGAAGGCATTAGATATTGATGAAAACCTACAGAGAGCAAAAGAAGGCTTAGAAAGAGCacaaaaacttaaaaaacaagCCAGTAAGCGAGATTACTACAAGATATTGGGAGTCAGGAGAACagccagcaagaaggaaatcaGTAAAGCATACAG GTCTTTGGCTCAAAAGTGGCATCCTGACCATtatgatggagaagagaagaagaaggcagaGAAAATGTTTATTGATATTGCTGCTGCCAAAGAAGTACTAACAGATGATG AGATGCGTGCCAAGTTTGATAATGGAGAGGACCCCCTGGACCCTGAGCAGCAGCAAGGGGGTCCTGGTGGCCACGGCTTCAATCCATTCCAGCACTTCCACTTCCACCATGGTGGTTTCCCTGGTGGAGGTTTCCAGGGAGGGGGATTCAAATTCCACTTTAACTAG
- the LOC135108132 gene encoding dnaJ homolog subfamily C member 3-like isoform X2 has protein sequence MGVQMLAKGQLHDALSHFHAAIDGDPSNYLSYYRRATVYLALGRSRPGLQDLDEVIRLKPDFTAARAQRGGVLVKLGRLEEAHIDLENVLRKEPTHEEANRLYVMIEPLKREVLEAYSSVRTGRYHQATLLLKGIIEKCPWDASLRELRAEAYEAVGDIMSAIADVRVVTKLVQDNTEGYMRLSNLYYSIGDVEQSLSEIRECLKLDPDHKECFQFYKKVKKVNKFNNDAQEQLNNKEYEECIATANKILRDEPEEEEVRFLAYDKLCQCNTHVTPSQAITFCQKALNIKEEPRLYCEMADANIADEMFDEAVRYFQKALDIDENLQRAKEGLERAQKLKKQASKRDYYKILGVRRTASKKEISKAYRSLAQKWHPDHYDGEEKKKAEKMFIDIAAAKEVLTDDEMRAKFDNGEDPLDPEQQQGGPGGHGFNPFQHFHFHHGGFPGGGFQGGGFKFHFN, from the exons ATGGGTGTACAGATGCTGGCCAAGGGACAGCTTCATGATGCACTCTCTCACTTCCATGCTGCCATTG ATGGTGACCCCAGCAACTACTTGAGTTACTACCGCCGGGCCACAGTCTATCTGGCCTTGGGTCGCTCCCGGCCAGGACTGCAGGATCTGGATGAGGTCATCAGACTCAAGCCAGACTTCACAGCAGCGCGGGCTCAGCGTGGAGGAGTGCTGGTCAAGTTGGGTCGCCTGGAGGAGGCCCATATAGACCTGGAGAATGTG CTTAGGAAAGAGCCAACGCATGAAGAGGCTAATCGTCTGTATGTGATGATAGAACCATTGAAACGTGAGGTACTGGAGGCGTATTCTAGTGTGAGGACTGGACGCTACCACCAGGCCACCCTGCTGCTCAAGGGCATTATAGAG AAGTGTCCGTGGGACGCCTCTTTGCGTGAGCTGCGGGCAGAGGCTTATGAGGCAGTGGGGGACATCATGAGTGCCATTGCTGATGTGCGTGTCGTCACCAAGCTGGTTCAGGACAACACTGAGGGCTACATGAGACTCTCAAACCTTTATTACTCCATTGGGGACGTGGAACAGagtctgag TGAGATCCGGGAATGTCTGAAGTTGGACCCTGACCACAAGGAATGCTTTCAATTCTACAAAAAGGTCAAGAAGGTGAACAAGTTCAACAATGATGCTCAGGAGCAGCTAAACAACAAAGAATATGAGGAGTGCATTGCCACTGCTAataag ATACTGCGAGATGaaccagaggaagaggaggtgcgtTTCCTGGCATACGACAAGTTGTGTCAGTGTAACACCCACGTGACACCAAGCCAGGCCATCACATTCTGCCAGAAGGCGCTCAACATCAAGGAGGAGCCGAGGCTGTACTGTGAGATGGCCGATGCCAACATTGCTGATGAGATGTTCGATGAGG CTGTGAGATACTTCCAGAAGGCATTAGATATTGATGAAAACCTACAGAGAGCAAAAGAAGGCTTAGAAAGAGCacaaaaacttaaaaaacaagCCAGTAAGCGAGATTACTACAAGATATTGGGAGTCAGGAGAACagccagcaagaaggaaatcaGTAAAGCATACAG GTCTTTGGCTCAAAAGTGGCATCCTGACCATtatgatggagaagagaagaagaaggcagaGAAAATGTTTATTGATATTGCTGCTGCCAAAGAAGTACTAACAGATGATG AGATGCGTGCCAAGTTTGATAATGGAGAGGACCCCCTGGACCCTGAGCAGCAGCAAGGGGGTCCTGGTGGCCACGGCTTCAATCCATTCCAGCACTTCCACTTCCACCATGGTGGTTTCCCTGGTGGAGGTTTCCAGGGAGGGGGATTCAAATTCCACTTTAACTAG